GGCCGGATTATTATTGATTGTCTCATGAATCTTCCATTACTGTATTGGGCCGCAGAGGTTACGGGAGATTCTCGTTACAAAACGGCTGCGGAAAAGCACGCACTCAATGCTTGTAAGTGGATTGTAAGGGAAGATGCATCTACGTACCACACCTATTTCTTTGATACGGAAACGGGAGAAGCGAAGTATGGAAAAACACATCAGGGGTACCGGGATGATTCCTGCTGGGCAAGGGGCCAGGCTTGGGGAATTTATGGGTTCCCGTTAAGTTTTATCTATACCAATAATCTCGAATTCCTGGAATTGACTGAAAAGCTTGCCCATTATTTTTTGAATCGGACCCCGGCCGACGGTGTCGTATATTGGGACCTTGCCTTTACAGATGGAAGCGGGGAGGAAAAGGACAGCTCATCAACGGCCATTGCGGCCTGCGGACTGCACGAACTGGCAAAGCACACAACGGACAAGGAATTAAGAAGCTATTATGGCCAGGCTGCTTCCGCGATGCTGAGAGATCTCTATGAAGGCTACTCAACAAGAAATCATCCTGAATCAAATGCTCTCATCTTGCATGGAGTATATGCAAAGCCTGAACAACTGGGAGTGGATGAAGGGAATTTGTGGGGTGACTATTATTATATGGAAGGCCTCGTCCGTCTGAAGAAAAACTGGAATCTGTATTGGTAAGAGCAGCTGCCTAACAGCTGCTTATTTGAAATAGGCTGTGTTAAAGCATTATGTTGATTTCTTAACATCTGTTGATTGGAGCGAACGCCTGCTGACTGTAATCAACAGCTAAGTTTAACAGAGCATTAAAAAGAGAAATGCAAGCGCTTTTAAAATTCGGTTCGGCTCATTTTCATGGAGATGGATTCACTTGCTTTCTGCCAGGATAAGAGCATGTGAGCGGGCTTTAACCGGGGGAAATGGATGGTAATCAAGAGAGGGATACTGATCTTACTGTCTTTGATGCTATTAATGCCGATCTGTCCTGATATTGTAAAAGCTGATGATCCGCCTGCTGAAGAAAATAGAGAAGAAGAGCAGCTTGTCATTCAGGACTTTGAAGATATAGCCGACTGGAAGGGACTAATAAGGGAAACTGAAACCATACATGAAGGCAGCTCCGCCGGGAAATGGATGATTACAGATAAAAACACCGGAAAACTGACAAAAGCCATTGAAACCAATTCCATCCCTAATGACTGGACCTCCTATGATTCATTGAATCTTTGGATCCACTCCGAAAAATCAACAAACGACCGAATCTACGTAGTCCTCTACTCAGATAATTCTGCTACCGCACAGCTTGATTACTATATCACCTCTATACAAATTACGTGGCAGGGCTGGCGAAAAGTCAGGCTGCCCTACTATTCCTTCCGGGCAGGATATACGCCTGCCGGCTTCAGCAAAATTGATCAGCTAAGACTTCATGCCTCATGGTACGGGGAAACCCCTAATCCAGATACCCGTTTAATCCTGGATCAAATGACACTGGACTATACGAAAGAATCTGATATTCTGCCTATAGACGGATTCGAGGATTCGAAGAAATGGACATCAATTACAGAGAACACCCAATATGTGAAAGAAGGACTTTTCAGCGGAAAATGGGATCAAATGCCCTCTAAAAAAGCGGTTCAGTCTACTGCAATCCCAAAGGACTGGTCACGGTATGACAAGCTTGATTTTTGGATGTACTCTGAAAAGGCAACCGGCACGATGATTTATCCTATACTGGACTCCGATGATCCGGCAACAGAAGGATTTGATTATTTCCTTGCAGGTCTGAAAATAGACTGGACAGGATGGAAGCAGGTATCCATTGATTTAAAAGATTTTACTCCATCCAGGCAGCCGCTGGGGCTTCATACTGTGAAAAAGCTGACATTTCACTCCTTCTGGTACAGCAATCAGCCACCAGATCCGGAGACAGTCGTATATTTTGATGATATGAAGCTTGTGCGAGAATCGTTTCAGGTTTCTCCTAAATCCATTTCCAAAGAAGGAATGCCTGGAACTGAGCAAACGTACTTTGTGACGATCTTGAATAAAGCCAATCAGGCGGACCATTTTGACGTCAGTATTCCGGAAGAGTTTTCAGATGCTGTTACTGTAAGTGAGAAATCAGGAGACCTGCAGCCGGGAAAATCCAAAATTCTGACCGTTCAATGGAAATGGCCTAAGGAAACACAGGCAGGAGAGGAACAGACCATGACGATATCCATATTGTCCCGCTTAAAGCTTGGGGCAAGTTTTCAAGTGAAGCTTAAATCGAAGCCGTATCAGTGGAAGGAAGTCAGCCATACAAGGCCGAAATCTTTTATAAACGCTAATGAGCTATCAGAAGCCAAGAAAAGGATCGCCGAAGAACCGTGGGCAGCAGATTATTTTAAGAAATTGAGAAAGGAAGCTGACCAGCAGCTCATTTCAAACCTGGATGTTCCGGACCAGGCAGGCGGCCATGGAATGTGGTTCCTATGTGATGACAGCTCACCCCTTCAATATGACCCGGCGAGCCCCAATAAACACTACTGCCCGTCAGAGGATAAATTTTATACAGGGGATTCTTATGATGCAGGCTGGCGTTATTACCGCCACAATGAAATCATCAAAGCTGCCCGCACGCTGGCATCTTCCTACAAACTGAGCGGCGATGTGCGTTATGGCAGAAAAGCTGCAGATCTGATTATCAAATACGCAAATTATTATCCAAATTACTCCAAGCAGGCGAGGGGAGGAAGGCTTTATTGGCAAACGCTTGATGAATCGGTAAGCATGGTTGATCTTGCTTACACGTATGATCTGCTTTATGACAGCGGATTGTTGTCAGAGCAGGATAAAGCGAACATCGAGCTGAATATGCTCCGGCCATCAGCTGTTGCCATCAGTGAGTATGATATGGGACGGTCCAACTGGCAGGCATGGCATAATGCTGCTGTCGGCATGATTGGTTTTGTTCTTGGAGACCGGGAATACATGGAATTTGCCATCAAAGGGGAGCATGGATTTTATTACTTGATGAAGGAGAGTGTCCTTTCAGACGGATTTTGGTGGGAGGGGTCCATGGCCTATCATTTATATGCGCTTAGGGCTCTGCAGAATCTGGCAGATGGGGCTAAAAGCTGGGGCTATGATTTGTACAGCAGTCCTGAACTAAAAAAAATGTATGAGGTTCCACTGGATTATGCATACCCGAATTTTGGGCTCCCTTTCAATAATGATGGAGGAATATACGGAAGCTCATTGATGGATCCAGTGAGTAAAAAAGGGAATTTTGATTATGAACCGGCCTATTCGGCATATGAGTCTCCTGGCTTTGCCTGGCTGCTGGATACAAAATACAAGAAAATTCCGCGTGAAGGCGAATACGCTCTATTTAAAGGAATTCCGACGATTCCGGAAACCGGTTCCTATGAATGGAAGAGCCGGAATTTCGAAGGAGCGGGCCAAAGTTTACTTCGAACCGGCAGCATGTATGCCCTCATGGACTATGGCCCATACGGGGGCTCCCACGGACACCCTGATAAACTGCATATGGATTTGTTTGCTGAAGGAGAAGCATTTGCGCCCGATTTTGGAACCCCAAGCTATGGGCACGTCCTTTACACTGGATGGTATAAGCAAACAGTCAGCCATAATACGCTGACTGTAGATGGAACTTCCCAAAAAGCGGCAGAGGGGAAACTAGAACATTTTGCTTTGGGCAAGAATTTGCAGGTCATGAAGGCGGAGGGGGGAGATGCCTTCCCGGGTGTTGAAGCAAAACGGACAGTCTTGATGTGGGATCGTTTTGCCTTGGACTGGATGGAAGCGTCAAGCCTTGGAGAAATCAGACAATATGATTGGGTGTTCCATGGTCTTGGTGACTTCTCAACCAATCTGAATTTTTCTGAACGCCATTCTCCACTCGGAACCCAGAATGGATATCAATTTCTTAAGGATCCAAAAAGCGCTTTTGTAAAGGATTCGTTTCATTCTCAATGGAAGCTTCATAATAAAACGCTCCGTATGATTTCACTGGGAACAGGACTGAAGGAAGTTGCTGAGGCTATGGGCCCCGGACCTTCTTCAGAACCCGAAAAAACCTATTCCGTTCTTTTTCAGCGGCAAAAAGGGGAGAAAGCGCGCTTTGTTAACATTTTTGGTGCAGGAGAGATGGAATTCAGCGCAAGCTGGTTTGACGAATACGGTATTCAAATAGAGGATGGGAATGAAGCAGCCTGTATAATTGCCAATCCGGAAACGGAAGCAGGCGGACTTTTCGCAGGGAGGATCGCATTTGATAAAAGCAAGGTGAAAAGCTGCCGGGACCTTCCTATGAAAGTCCTGGCAGGTGGTGAGAAGCTGACCATCATTCTGCCGGCTAAAACCATTATGCGAAGTGCGACTCTTATGATCAAAGGCACTGGCTATAAATCCATTACTGTCAATGGAAAAGAAACCTCCGGCATTGAAATGAACGGATTGACGGTTATTGACCAATAAGAAAACAGCCCCTGCAGATTTCAGCAAGGGGCTGTTTTAATTAAACGCATCAATGGCCTGTTTCACGTTCATATACGTCCGAATAATGGAAAGCTCCTCAATCAATTCAGTGCT
The Metabacillus sp. FJAT-52054 genome window above contains:
- a CDS encoding heparinase II/III family protein; this translates as MVIKRGILILLSLMLLMPICPDIVKADDPPAEENREEEQLVIQDFEDIADWKGLIRETETIHEGSSAGKWMITDKNTGKLTKAIETNSIPNDWTSYDSLNLWIHSEKSTNDRIYVVLYSDNSATAQLDYYITSIQITWQGWRKVRLPYYSFRAGYTPAGFSKIDQLRLHASWYGETPNPDTRLILDQMTLDYTKESDILPIDGFEDSKKWTSITENTQYVKEGLFSGKWDQMPSKKAVQSTAIPKDWSRYDKLDFWMYSEKATGTMIYPILDSDDPATEGFDYFLAGLKIDWTGWKQVSIDLKDFTPSRQPLGLHTVKKLTFHSFWYSNQPPDPETVVYFDDMKLVRESFQVSPKSISKEGMPGTEQTYFVTILNKANQADHFDVSIPEEFSDAVTVSEKSGDLQPGKSKILTVQWKWPKETQAGEEQTMTISILSRLKLGASFQVKLKSKPYQWKEVSHTRPKSFINANELSEAKKRIAEEPWAADYFKKLRKEADQQLISNLDVPDQAGGHGMWFLCDDSSPLQYDPASPNKHYCPSEDKFYTGDSYDAGWRYYRHNEIIKAARTLASSYKLSGDVRYGRKAADLIIKYANYYPNYSKQARGGRLYWQTLDESVSMVDLAYTYDLLYDSGLLSEQDKANIELNMLRPSAVAISEYDMGRSNWQAWHNAAVGMIGFVLGDREYMEFAIKGEHGFYYLMKESVLSDGFWWEGSMAYHLYALRALQNLADGAKSWGYDLYSSPELKKMYEVPLDYAYPNFGLPFNNDGGIYGSSLMDPVSKKGNFDYEPAYSAYESPGFAWLLDTKYKKIPREGEYALFKGIPTIPETGSYEWKSRNFEGAGQSLLRTGSMYALMDYGPYGGSHGHPDKLHMDLFAEGEAFAPDFGTPSYGHVLYTGWYKQTVSHNTLTVDGTSQKAAEGKLEHFALGKNLQVMKAEGGDAFPGVEAKRTVLMWDRFALDWMEASSLGEIRQYDWVFHGLGDFSTNLNFSERHSPLGTQNGYQFLKDPKSAFVKDSFHSQWKLHNKTLRMISLGTGLKEVAEAMGPGPSSEPEKTYSVLFQRQKGEKARFVNIFGAGEMEFSASWFDEYGIQIEDGNEAACIIANPETEAGGLFAGRIAFDKSKVKSCRDLPMKVLAGGEKLTIILPAKTIMRSATLMIKGTGYKSITVNGKETSGIEMNGLTVIDQ
- a CDS encoding glycoside hydrolase family 88 protein; amino-acid sequence: MVNEGIKINRYKALDGSPEFVDKALAQALEKISANLEPFTYIFPDDTTVEGLYYPRKPERSDQMRGGNFGWTTSFWTGIIWLAYEITGDEKYRKAAEVHVESFYDRIIQKLDCDHHDLGFLYTLSCVSGYKLTGNETAKKAALLAADHLMTRYFESAGIIQAWGDLNDPKQRGRIIIDCLMNLPLLYWAAEVTGDSRYKTAAEKHALNACKWIVREDASTYHTYFFDTETGEAKYGKTHQGYRDDSCWARGQAWGIYGFPLSFIYTNNLEFLELTEKLAHYFLNRTPADGVVYWDLAFTDGSGEEKDSSSTAIAACGLHELAKHTTDKELRSYYGQAASAMLRDLYEGYSTRNHPESNALILHGVYAKPEQLGVDEGNLWGDYYYMEGLVRLKKNWNLYW